Sequence from the Bremerella volcania genome:
GCTATGGATCGCGCGACTATCGCAGCATCGGTCACAAGGCAATCTACGTAGCCAACAGCTATCGCACATTGGGTTGTATCGGCTGGCAACATGCCGAGCCGGTCCTTCGCAGTTTGACCTATGCACTTTTGATGCACGAAGGAAGTAACCCGGCTAAGCGAGACGATGAAGCCGATCGCCCATTCCGGCGCAACGAAGAGATCGCCGCGAAGATGCGGGACGATTGGACCACCGGGAAGCTCGACGCGGACGCGACGCAGACGATGATCGAGACGCTACGTAGCGGGTCCAACGACGATGCCTGCGATCAGGTCGTTCAGCTGATCAATGGAGGAGCCCATCCTCAATCGATCTGGGATGCCTTGCATGTGGTGGCAGGCGAGATGGTCATGCAGCAGCCGGCAATTGTTCCTTTGCACAGCGTCACCACGACCAATGCCCTGCGTTATGCCTACGAGACATGCGGCGATGATGAGACGCGTCGACTATTGCTGCTGCAAAACGCCGCGTTCCTGCCGATGTTCCGTGGTGGCATGCGGGGGCGAGGTGGCGTCCAAGATGTCAGCATCGCGACGCTTGATCCGCAGCAGCCAGAAGGAGATGCGGCCGAGGCAGTCGAAAACATTTTCGCGGAACTCGGGAGCAACCCATTTAACGCGGCGAAAATGACGCTGGGGTATCTCCAAGACAAGGAAAACCACGCGGCCAAGGCCAAGCAACTGATCGATGCGGCCCGGGTGCTCGTTTTCCGCAAGGGAGACAATGCCCACGATTACAAGTTCAGTTCCGCGATCTTAGAGGACTACTATCACGTGTCACCTCAATGGCGCGATACGTACCTCGCCTCGAATATCTTCCTGCTGCGGGACTCGCAGCGGGCCGATAACCGGCTTGTCCAGAGGATCCAAGCAGCATTGAGCTGACCGGTACTCGCGGCGATGTTCTTGGAAAAAGTGCCCGAGGGAGAGTGGGCAAGACATCCCCCACGTGGCATGATAGGGGAGTCTTACGGAACTGACTTTTCGCTGCAGATGATGGGTGTCTATGAGTTCTTCTGAAGAATCGCTCCGCGCGCTGGAAGAGGCGTTGCGTTTTAGCCCGGATAACATCCCTTTGCGGTCTCACCTGGCCGACACGCTTTACCGCTTGGGGAAATTTGAGTCGGCGATTGACCATTTCAAAGAGTTGTCGCGGATCGAGCCCCACAATCGCGACTGGCCGCTTCGTCTGGCTGACTCTTTCCTGCAAAACAATCAAATCGGTGAAGCCGCCGTCGTCATCGAACGCGTAGTTCATGGAAAAGACGCGTCAGCAGCGGCACATCTGTTGGCATCGCGAATAGCGATGGCGGAAGGCAACACATCTTCGGCCGTATATCACTATAAAACGGCGATCGATCTCGATCCGGAACTTGAGGATGAGGAACTCAGCGAACGCCTGGGCGTGGGGGCTCAGTTCGAGGAGAGCGAAGTCGTCGACGGGCGAATTCGTGTCGGATCGGGTGACGCCCAGGGGGATGTCGGTGCCTCGGTAGAGCGTCCCAAGATCAAGTTCGCCGATGTCGGCGGCATGGAGGATCTCAAGGAAGAGATCCGCATGAAGATCATTTACCCGATGCAGAACCCCGAGATCTACAAGGCCTACGGGAAGACGATCGGAGGCGGCATCATGATGTATGGTCCGCCAGGCTGTGGCAAGACGCACTTGGCTCGGGCCACCGCTGGCGAGATCAACGCGAACTTCATCAGCATCGGCATCAATGATGTCTTGGATATGTGGATGGGAAACAGCGAGCGCAACTTGCATCAGCTGTTTCAGCTTGCCCGTAATAGCAGCCCCTGCGTGATCTTCTTTGACGAGGTCGACGCACTGGGGGGGCGTCGTAGCGATATGAACGGAGGCAGTGCCCGGCAACTGATCAATCAGTTTCTGGCCGAGATGGATGGCGCCGAGCATTCCAACGAAGGGGTGCTGATTCTGGCTGCCACGAACGCTCCGTGGCACGTCGATTCCGCGTTTCGCCGACCAGGACGTTTCGATCGCGTGATCTTCGTCCCACCGCCTGACCAGCCATCGAGGACTGAGATCTTGCAGGTTCTTTGCCAGGGCAAACCGACCAAGGATGTCGACTACGCCTACCTGGCCAAGAAGACCGATCAGTTTTCTGGGGCCGATATGAAGGCGGTCGTCGACCTGGCCGTGGAATCGAAATTGAGCGAAGCGCTCAAGACCGGTAAGCCGGTGCCCGTGTCTGGCAAGGATTTGCTCGCGGCGGCCAAACGGCATAGACCAACCACCAAGGAGTGGTTTGCGACGGCGAGAAACTATGCCCTGTATGCCAACGAAGGCGGGCTGTACGACGACATCCTTAGCTACATGAAATTGAAATGAGCCAACGACTCCAGCGTGCTACCATGCTGATCCAGATGCGTCGCTACGATGAAGCGAAGCGCGAACTTACCCTGAGCATGGCGGAAGACCCCGAGAATCCCAGCAACCACATGCTGATGGGGCTTTGCCATAGTGAGCTTAAGGAGAACGAACCAGCGATCGAGCATGGCGAGTTAGCCGTACGAATGGCTCCGGACTGGGCGAAGAGCCACTCGATGCTCGCTTGGATCTACATGAAGGCGCACAAGTACAAAGATGCCAGACTCGGCGCCGAGCACGCGCTGCAGTTAGACCCGGCCGACACGATGGCATCCAACGTGATCGCCATGGTCTGCGCCGATAAAAAGGATTGGGAGGGGGCACTCCGGGCAGCGGAAATGACCCTTTCCCATGACCCGGACGATACCGAAGCGATGAACATCCGGGCTCTCGCCCTGCGTAGCCAAGGCAAAGCCGGGGCTTCGGTTGAAGAGCTGAAGCGTTCGCTGCAGGTCGACGCGGAAGATGCCACGTCGCATGCCAACCTGGGATGGACCTATCTGCAAAAGGGGGAGCTAGACAAAGCCGAAACTCACTTTCGCGAGGCGCTGCGGATCAATCCCGAGTTGGATTGGGCACGCCAAGGAGCATTGGAAACGCTCAAAGCCAAGGTGCCGATCTATCGCTGGATCTTGGGCTACTTCATCTGGATGGCCACCAAGACAGCTGGAATGCAGTGGGTGATCATCATCGGGCTTTACTTGGGCTACAAGGTCATCTATTTGACCTTGGCTGCCAATCCAGCGACGCAGGGGCTTGCCTACGCGTTCATGGCGTTGTACCTGTTGTTCTGCGTAACGACCTGGTTTGCCGGCCCCATTTCAGATGCGTTTCTCGTCTTGCACCCTTTTGGTCGTCTGGTGTTGACGCCGTGGGAACGCTTTGGCGGACTAGCCGTCGGCGCGGCGATCGTACTCACGTTGGCAGCGCTTGCCGGCGAAATCGTTCTTCAAAATGAAGTCGGCATCATACTCGCGATGTGTGTTGGCTTCCCGGCGATTCCGATGGCGATGATGTTCCAATCAAGGGAGGGGACGCCACGCAAGGTGATGGCGCTTGTTACCGTGGCCGCGTTTGCCATGTCGGTGGGTTTTGGCGTGGGGGCGATCTATGGACTGGATAACCTGCCGATGGCTGTTGCTTCCGTTTGCGAGACGTGTTCCCGCGGGTTCATCTTTATCCCGTTGGGGTCGATCATCTTGGCGAACGTCTTGAGCATGCGGTAATCAGGCAAGGCGTCAACGTTATTCAGCACTGAGTAGTATCGGTTCCCCGTAAACCTTCTGCGGATCCCCTTGCTCCTTCATCCAGGCATCAAGCTGGTCGCTCAGCTTGGCCAGGGTTACTGCGTATTGGGGATCGGTGGCCAGATTGTTTTGCTCGGTCGGATCAGCATCCAAATCGTAGAGTTCTACCGCCGGCCTTTGCAGGTATCGTTTGACCTTACGGGCTGCCTCGGGGACCGTCTTGGCCTTCGCGACCCAACTGCCCCAGTACGGTTGAGGACGGTTGTCCCCCAGAATATGGGACGTGAACTTGAACTCAGGGTGAAGGTTGCGAATGTACTTCCAACGCGTCGTACGGATGCTGCGTGTGGGATAGACGTTCTTATTTCCGTCGCCACTGTGGACGGTGAAAATGACGTCGCGATGATGATCCGTTTCGCCAAGGAGGACCGGCAGGAAAGACTGCCCGTCTAGTTCTTTTGGCGCCGTTTGGCCGACGGCGGCGTAGAGGGTCGGCAGAATATCGATCCACGAAACCATCGCCTCGGTACGCTTGCCAGGGGTGATCTTGCCTGGCCAGACAGCGATCATGGGCGTGCGAATTCCTTCGTCGTAGAGGGTCCACTTGCCAAAGGGCCACTGAGCACCGTGATCGCTGGTGTGTAAAAACAGAGTATCGTCTCCGAGCTTTTTGTATGCCGCGTCGAAGACTTCGCCCAGTTCACGATCCATCGTTTTGATGGCCTGATAATAGCGCGCACGAGCTATGCAAGTCTGGGGCGTATGAACATGGTGCAGCGGAATTTTGATCGATTCGGGATCAATGTCTTCCGGTTCGGGCCAGGGGACATGCGGCCAGTTAGTGCCGACGAAAAGGAGGAGCGGTTTGTCACTTTCGCGTGCATCGAGCCACTTCAACGCTTCTGGCACGGCGACGTCTTCGTGGTAATTAAAATGCCGGGCGATATCGAAACCATACTCAGGCGTCTGGCGATAGTGCCCCACCTTGCCAAACGAAACGACCTCGTACCCCAGCTCTTGAAAATAGGCCGGTAGCTTCTTGATCTCTTCCTTAGGACGCGAGTGATTCGGCTCGGCTCCGTTTCGTGAAGGCATCAACCCGGTCAGCAGTGCCGCACGGCTGGGAGCACACGACGGAGAGGCCACAAAGGCCCGGTCAAACGTGAGGCCCTGCTTGGCGACGCGCTCCATGTTGGGGGTCTTCAAGTCGGGCGATCCATACAACGATGAATCGACGATGGTGTGGTCATCCGAAAGAAACACCACGATATCGGGAAGCTCAGCTGCCAAAAGTTGGCTGGCCGAGCAGCCGATTGCCAAAAGGCTGAGAAGAACGCTGCGCATGAAGAGGCTCCTTGCAGGGAGAATCAATTCGAGGATGAGGTAGGAAGCTAGTTGGCTGGTTTCACCCGGTCGAACCAGGTTTGCCAATGCTGCTTCATGTCTTTTAGCCGCTGGGGGTGGTCGCCAGCAAGGTTCTTGGTTTCTGTACGGTCTTCTGCCAGATGGTAAAGTTCCCATTTGCCATTTTGCTTGGGCTGAACGAGCTTCCAGCCATCGGCAATCACGGCTTTGCCTCCTTCGTGCTCGAAGAAGAGTTGGTCGTGACCATCACGCTTCTCGCCGCGGAGGATCGCCGAAAGGGACTGGCCCTCCAGGGGCGTGATGTCGTGGCCGTCGTAACTCTTGGGGTATTCGGCCCCAGCGATTTCGAGACAGGTCGGCATGACGTCTATCACATGGCCCGGTTGATCGGTCAGCGAACCCGGCTTTGTTTTCAAGCCACTGGGCCAATGAGCGATCATCGGCGTATGGGTCCCGCCTTCGAACGACTGCGCCTTCCAGTAGCGAAATGGCGTATTGGCGGCATTGGCCCAGTACGAGCCAATATAGCCCCAGGTGGTTTCGCTGCCGGGGTTGAAGAGGCCCTCGTACTGAATGCTGCGGCCGTCTCGCGTTTCGTTCGGTCGGTCGAATCCAGGGTTGAGATAACGTTCGGGCGATGCCCCGTTGTCGGCCATGACCAGAATCAGTGTATTATCAAACCGTTGAGTCGTCTTGAGTGTCGCCATAATTCGCCCGATGCCTTGGTCGACGCAATCGACCATGGCGGCGTGGACGGCCATCAGTTGGGCCATGTGTTTGCGGTGCTCGTCGTCCAGGGCCTGCCAGTCGGGGCCATCTCCTTGAAGCCGTGGCTTGGGGAAGGTCTGGGGATCGATTAATCCCATTTCAAGCATGCGGTCATAGCGATCGTCGCGTAGCTTCTGCCAGCCTTCGGTGTAGGTCTTCTCATACTTGGCGATGTCCTCTGGCTTGGCATGCAGGGGCCAATGTGGGGCCGTATGAGCGACGTAAAGAAAGAAGGGAGTGTCCTTCTTCGACATCGTCTCGATGTACTCAACGGCCTTGTCGGTGATGGCATCAGTCATGTAGAAGTCATCAGGAACATCTTTCACGATCTTGGTATCGTCGACCAAGGAAAACGGATCGAAGTAATTCACCACGCCCCAGACCGGCCCAAAGTGATGTTGAAAACCTCGCTTGGCCGGATAGGTATCCAGCGGAGCGAACGGGCGATCGAAGTCGGCTTGATGATTGAGCCAGTCGAGTTGCTTTTGGCGATCGTCGATCGGGTTGGTTTGACTTAGGTGCCACTTTCCCGCCATGGCGGTTTGGTAGCCTGCTTGCCCCAGAGCCTCGGCGATGGTGACGCCGTTCTTGGTAAGCGAACGTCCATTGCGGATGAGACCAACTTGATGTGGATACAGACCGGTGAGCAGAGCCGCACGCGTCGGACAGCAGCGGGCACAATTGTAAAAGGAGGTGAAACGCAGGCCATTGTGAGCCAGCGCATCGATGTTGGGCGTTTGGATTTCGCCGCCGTAACAGCCGAGATCGGAATACCCCAAGTCGTCGAGCATGATCACGACGATATTAGGGCGATCGTCGGCTTGTACGATTGCGGTAAGAAATAGAACGCACAGGCAGGCGAAGGGAAAACGGAACTTCATCGGGGGTGTTCTCGAGGGACGTTACTTTTTACCAAGATGACCCCAAGGCCACGGAAGGACATCGGAGGCTTCTGCCCAGGCTTGCCATTGGTCGGCCATTTTCTGGACGCGTTCGGGATGTTGGCTGGCCAGGTCGTGTTGTTCGGTACGATCTGCCTCCATGTCGTACAGTTCCCACGGCGTGGTCTCGCCAGAGCCCATCTTGCCGTAGCGAACGATTTTCCATTTGCCGTCTCGAACGGCGCAGTTCGCTTCATGTTCCCAAAAGATTGGTGTCTTCCGCTGTGGCTGGTTGCCGGCAAACGCTGGCGCCAAGCTAATGCCTGGAAGTGGAGTGATATCGGTGCCGTTGATCTGTTTGGGGTAGTCGGCTTTCGCGACATCGACACAGGTTGCCATGATGTCGATCAGGTGGCTGGGGGTGTGATTCAGCTTACCGTTTTGCGAAGCCGCGATACCTTTGGGCCAATGGACGATCAATGGCGTTGAGATTCCTCCTTCGTGAACCCAGTGCTTGTATTCACGGAAAGGCGTATTGGAAACATTCGCCCAATCACGACCGTAAGCAATGTAGGTGTCGTCGGCTCCTGGCATGGTTTCTGGCCCATGACGAACAGGTCGACCGTCACGTGTGAACTTGGGGATGATATCCAACTGCAACTCGTCGCTTGCCATAGCCGGACGTGGGGCCGGTAAATTCTTGTCTTTGGCACGTCCGACCCCTTCGGCACAGCCGCCGTTGTCTTGCATGAAGAAGATGACCGTGTCGTCGAAGTCGCCTGAGTCTTTTAGTCGGGCAGTGATCTTCGCGATGTTTTGGTCCATGCGGTCGATCATCGCCGCGTAGACTTCCATGTTGCGAATTTCCCACTCTTTGTGCTTAAGGCTGTCCCAGTCGCCGGCCTGTTCCGACATTTCCCACGAGGCATCAATCAGGCCGAGTTGCTTTAGCTTAGCGAGACGATTCTCACGGATCTCGGTAAAGCCGTTGTCGTAGAATCCGTCATACTTGGCGACGTCTTCGGGCAACGCATGCATAGGCCAATGGGCGGACGTGAAAGCGACGTAAAGGAAGAAGGGAGCATCGGCGGATTGCTCGTGATGCTGCTTGAGAAAGCGCACCGCGTTGTCGCCGATGGCATCGGTGTAGTAGAACGTCTCGGGTTGATACTCGGTGTCGTTTTCTGGGGTGATCAGCGTATTGTCGCGACACAAAGCAGCGGGATCATAAAAACTACCGGCTCCGGTGATGGTGCCATAGAAGTGGTCGAAGCCACGCTGACGCGGCCAGTTCTTCTTGGTACCTTCAGGCCGAATGTTATTGCAGACGTGCCACTTGCCGGTCATGTAGGTTTTGTAGCCTGCTGGCTTCAGGACTTCGGCAATCGTTTGACAGCGCTGGTTCAAGCCCATCTGAAAACCAGGGAACTTGCTGATGTCGTAGTTACCAGTCACCATATGTCCGATGCCAGCCTGGTGCGGGTAAAGACCGGTCAGCAGCGATGCACGCGTCGGACAACAGCGGGCCGTGTTATAGAATTGCGAGAATCGCAAGCCG
This genomic interval carries:
- a CDS encoding ATP-binding protein; this translates as MSSSEESLRALEEALRFSPDNIPLRSHLADTLYRLGKFESAIDHFKELSRIEPHNRDWPLRLADSFLQNNQIGEAAVVIERVVHGKDASAAAHLLASRIAMAEGNTSSAVYHYKTAIDLDPELEDEELSERLGVGAQFEESEVVDGRIRVGSGDAQGDVGASVERPKIKFADVGGMEDLKEEIRMKIIYPMQNPEIYKAYGKTIGGGIMMYGPPGCGKTHLARATAGEINANFISIGINDVLDMWMGNSERNLHQLFQLARNSSPCVIFFDEVDALGGRRSDMNGGSARQLINQFLAEMDGAEHSNEGVLILAATNAPWHVDSAFRRPGRFDRVIFVPPPDQPSRTEILQVLCQGKPTKDVDYAYLAKKTDQFSGADMKAVVDLAVESKLSEALKTGKPVPVSGKDLLAAAKRHRPTTKEWFATARNYALYANEGGLYDDILSYMKLK
- a CDS encoding tetratricopeptide repeat protein; translated protein: MSQRLQRATMLIQMRRYDEAKRELTLSMAEDPENPSNHMLMGLCHSELKENEPAIEHGELAVRMAPDWAKSHSMLAWIYMKAHKYKDARLGAEHALQLDPADTMASNVIAMVCADKKDWEGALRAAEMTLSHDPDDTEAMNIRALALRSQGKAGASVEELKRSLQVDAEDATSHANLGWTYLQKGELDKAETHFREALRINPELDWARQGALETLKAKVPIYRWILGYFIWMATKTAGMQWVIIIGLYLGYKVIYLTLAANPATQGLAYAFMALYLLFCVTTWFAGPISDAFLVLHPFGRLVLTPWERFGGLAVGAAIVLTLAALAGEIVLQNEVGIILAMCVGFPAIPMAMMFQSREGTPRKVMALVTVAAFAMSVGFGVGAIYGLDNLPMAVASVCETCSRGFIFIPLGSIILANVLSMR
- a CDS encoding sulfatase family protein produces the protein MRSVLLSLLAIGCSASQLLAAELPDIVVFLSDDHTIVDSSLYGSPDLKTPNMERVAKQGLTFDRAFVASPSCAPSRAALLTGLMPSRNGAEPNHSRPKEEIKKLPAYFQELGYEVVSFGKVGHYRQTPEYGFDIARHFNYHEDVAVPEALKWLDARESDKPLLLFVGTNWPHVPWPEPEDIDPESIKIPLHHVHTPQTCIARARYYQAIKTMDRELGEVFDAAYKKLGDDTLFLHTSDHGAQWPFGKWTLYDEGIRTPMIAVWPGKITPGKRTEAMVSWIDILPTLYAAVGQTAPKELDGQSFLPVLLGETDHHRDVIFTVHSGDGNKNVYPTRSIRTTRWKYIRNLHPEFKFTSHILGDNRPQPYWGSWVAKAKTVPEAARKVKRYLQRPAVELYDLDADPTEQNNLATDPQYAVTLAKLSDQLDAWMKEQGDPQKVYGEPILLSAE
- a CDS encoding arylsulfatase, whose translation is MKFRFPFACLCVLFLTAIVQADDRPNIVVIMLDDLGYSDLGCYGGEIQTPNIDALAHNGLRFTSFYNCARCCPTRAALLTGLYPHQVGLIRNGRSLTKNGVTIAEALGQAGYQTAMAGKWHLSQTNPIDDRQKQLDWLNHQADFDRPFAPLDTYPAKRGFQHHFGPVWGVVNYFDPFSLVDDTKIVKDVPDDFYMTDAITDKAVEYIETMSKKDTPFFLYVAHTAPHWPLHAKPEDIAKYEKTYTEGWQKLRDDRYDRMLEMGLIDPQTFPKPRLQGDGPDWQALDDEHRKHMAQLMAVHAAMVDCVDQGIGRIMATLKTTQRFDNTLILVMADNGASPERYLNPGFDRPNETRDGRSIQYEGLFNPGSETTWGYIGSYWANAANTPFRYWKAQSFEGGTHTPMIAHWPSGLKTKPGSLTDQPGHVIDVMPTCLEIAGAEYPKSYDGHDITPLEGQSLSAILRGEKRDGHDQLFFEHEGGKAVIADGWKLVQPKQNGKWELYHLAEDRTETKNLAGDHPQRLKDMKQHWQTWFDRVKPAN
- a CDS encoding arylsulfatase, whose amino-acid sequence is MPKLSTWVPTWTFALIAFSTAALSAADKPNIIVILSDDMGYSDIGCYGSEIQTPTLDTLADNGLRFSQFYNTARCCPTRASLLTGLYPHQAGIGHMVTGNYDISKFPGFQMGLNQRCQTIAEVLKPAGYKTYMTGKWHVCNNIRPEGTKKNWPRQRGFDHFYGTITGAGSFYDPAALCRDNTLITPENDTEYQPETFYYTDAIGDNAVRFLKQHHEQSADAPFFLYVAFTSAHWPMHALPEDVAKYDGFYDNGFTEIRENRLAKLKQLGLIDASWEMSEQAGDWDSLKHKEWEIRNMEVYAAMIDRMDQNIAKITARLKDSGDFDDTVIFFMQDNGGCAEGVGRAKDKNLPAPRPAMASDELQLDIIPKFTRDGRPVRHGPETMPGADDTYIAYGRDWANVSNTPFREYKHWVHEGGISTPLIVHWPKGIAASQNGKLNHTPSHLIDIMATCVDVAKADYPKQINGTDITPLPGISLAPAFAGNQPQRKTPIFWEHEANCAVRDGKWKIVRYGKMGSGETTPWELYDMEADRTEQHDLASQHPERVQKMADQWQAWAEASDVLPWPWGHLGKK